A single Candoia aspera isolate rCanAsp1 chromosome 7, rCanAsp1.hap2, whole genome shotgun sequence DNA region contains:
- the GXYLT1 gene encoding glucoside xylosyltransferase 1 isoform X2 → MRRLTRVALLCLGCGLCSLLYGFSQLALSLEQEAPRRQRSAFPVRRQLSGGDAGWGAVAGSAGRDERQRRSGPERYDFPKPQPSEMMHLAVVACGERLEETITMLRSAIIFSIRCLQFHIFAEESLHSDFREILDNLAHNEKFNYTLYPISFPTENAAEWKKLFKPCASQRLFLPLILSNVDSLLYVDTDILFLRPVDDIWSFLKKFNSTQIAAMAPEHEEPRIGWYNRFARHPYYGKTGINSGVMLMNMTRIRRKYFKNDMTSVRLHWEEILMPLLKKYKLNITWGDQDLLNIMFFHNPESLFVFPCQWNYRPDHCIYGSNCKEAEKEGIFILHGNRGVYHDDKQPTFRAVYDAIKNYSFDEDLVHALLLPLELELQKTQHTYCGRIYKVFIKQLTKSVRDRSNRRSKER, encoded by the exons ATGCGGCGGCTTACGCGGGTGGCGTTGCTGTGCCTAGGCTGCGGTTTGTGCTCGTTGCTCTACGGGTTCAGCCAGCTGGCTCTGTCGCTGGAGCAGGAGGCCCCCCGGCGCCAGCGCTCCGCCTTTCCAGTCCGGAGGCAGCTGAGTGGCGGCGACGCGGGCTGGGGAGCCGTGGCGGGAAGCGCAGGCCGCGACGAGCGACAGCGGCGGTCGGGGCCGGAGAG ATATGATTTCCCAAAACCTCAGCCTTCTGAGATGATGCACTTGGCAGTGGTAGCCTGTGGTGAAAGATTGGAGGAAACCATTACTATGTTGAGATCAGCCATTATTTTCAGCATCAGATGTCTTCAGTTTCATATTTTTGCTGAAGAGTCATTACACAGTGACTTCAGAGAAATA cttgaTAATTTGGCACATAATGAAAAATTTAATTATACTCTATATCCCATCTCATTTCCAACTGAGAATGCAGCAGAATGGAAGAAACTGTTCAAGCCCTGTGCTTCTCAAAGACTTTTCCTACCT ttaATCCTCAGTAATGTGGACTCTCTACTGTATGTTGACACAGACATCTTGTTCTTAAGACCTGTTGATGATATCTGGTCTTTCCTGAAAAAATTTAACTCTACTCAGATTGCTGCTATGGCACCAGAACATGAAGAACCTCGTATTGGGTGGTATAATCGCTTTGCTAGGCACCCATATTATGGAAAAACTGGAATAAATTCTGGAGTAATGTTAATGAACATGACCCGcattagaagaaaatatttcaag AATGATATGACATCAGTACGATTACATTGGGAAGAAATTCTCATGCCACTGCTGAAAAAATACAAGTTGAATATAACATGGGGTGATCAGGATCTTTTGAACATTATGTTTTTTCATAATCCTG AAAGCCTTTTCGTTTTTCCTTGCCAATGGAACTATCGGCCTGACCATTGTATTTATGGGAGCAATTGCAAAGAggcagaaaaggaaggaatattcaTCCTTCATGGAAATAGAGGAGTTTACCATGATGATAAGCAGCCAACATTTCGTGCTGTTTATGATGCAATTAAAAAT TATTCGTTTGATGAAGACCTTGTACATGCCTTGCTTCTACCTCTTGAACTGGAACTACAAAAGACACAACACACCTACTGTGGAAGAATATATAAAGTGTTCATAAAACAACTCACAAAAAGTGTAAGGGACCGTAGTAACAGAAGATCTAAGGAAAGGTGA
- the GXYLT1 gene encoding glucoside xylosyltransferase 1 isoform X1 → MRRLTRVALLCLGCGLCSLLYGFSQLALSLEQEAPRRQRSAFPVRRQLSGGDAGWGAVAGSAGRDERQRRSGPERCKNISVSYWNSYWMLPSDVCGKNCFWEAAHRYDFPKPQPSEMMHLAVVACGERLEETITMLRSAIIFSIRCLQFHIFAEESLHSDFREILDNLAHNEKFNYTLYPISFPTENAAEWKKLFKPCASQRLFLPLILSNVDSLLYVDTDILFLRPVDDIWSFLKKFNSTQIAAMAPEHEEPRIGWYNRFARHPYYGKTGINSGVMLMNMTRIRRKYFKNDMTSVRLHWEEILMPLLKKYKLNITWGDQDLLNIMFFHNPESLFVFPCQWNYRPDHCIYGSNCKEAEKEGIFILHGNRGVYHDDKQPTFRAVYDAIKNYSFDEDLVHALLLPLELELQKTQHTYCGRIYKVFIKQLTKSVRDRSNRRSKER, encoded by the exons ATGCGGCGGCTTACGCGGGTGGCGTTGCTGTGCCTAGGCTGCGGTTTGTGCTCGTTGCTCTACGGGTTCAGCCAGCTGGCTCTGTCGCTGGAGCAGGAGGCCCCCCGGCGCCAGCGCTCCGCCTTTCCAGTCCGGAGGCAGCTGAGTGGCGGCGACGCGGGCTGGGGAGCCGTGGCGGGAAGCGCAGGCCGCGACGAGCGACAGCGGCGGTCGGGGCCGGAGAG GTGTAAGAATATTTCTGTATCTTACTGGAATTCCTATTGGATGCTGCCCTCTGATGTTTGTGGAAAGAACTGCTTTTGGGAAGCTGCCCATAG ATATGATTTCCCAAAACCTCAGCCTTCTGAGATGATGCACTTGGCAGTGGTAGCCTGTGGTGAAAGATTGGAGGAAACCATTACTATGTTGAGATCAGCCATTATTTTCAGCATCAGATGTCTTCAGTTTCATATTTTTGCTGAAGAGTCATTACACAGTGACTTCAGAGAAATA cttgaTAATTTGGCACATAATGAAAAATTTAATTATACTCTATATCCCATCTCATTTCCAACTGAGAATGCAGCAGAATGGAAGAAACTGTTCAAGCCCTGTGCTTCTCAAAGACTTTTCCTACCT ttaATCCTCAGTAATGTGGACTCTCTACTGTATGTTGACACAGACATCTTGTTCTTAAGACCTGTTGATGATATCTGGTCTTTCCTGAAAAAATTTAACTCTACTCAGATTGCTGCTATGGCACCAGAACATGAAGAACCTCGTATTGGGTGGTATAATCGCTTTGCTAGGCACCCATATTATGGAAAAACTGGAATAAATTCTGGAGTAATGTTAATGAACATGACCCGcattagaagaaaatatttcaag AATGATATGACATCAGTACGATTACATTGGGAAGAAATTCTCATGCCACTGCTGAAAAAATACAAGTTGAATATAACATGGGGTGATCAGGATCTTTTGAACATTATGTTTTTTCATAATCCTG AAAGCCTTTTCGTTTTTCCTTGCCAATGGAACTATCGGCCTGACCATTGTATTTATGGGAGCAATTGCAAAGAggcagaaaaggaaggaatattcaTCCTTCATGGAAATAGAGGAGTTTACCATGATGATAAGCAGCCAACATTTCGTGCTGTTTATGATGCAATTAAAAAT TATTCGTTTGATGAAGACCTTGTACATGCCTTGCTTCTACCTCTTGAACTGGAACTACAAAAGACACAACACACCTACTGTGGAAGAATATATAAAGTGTTCATAAAACAACTCACAAAAAGTGTAAGGGACCGTAGTAACAGAAGATCTAAGGAAAGGTGA